The Phragmites australis chromosome 1, lpPhrAust1.1, whole genome shotgun sequence genomic interval tggtagAAGTAAAGTGAAAGTGATTTTGTGATGGAAGTGATTttgtttgtaaaatcgtttggtagCTGCCAAACGGGCTGGTCGGGGAGTGATTCCGCGCAGGAATCACTTCCCGTTTTGTATAGCGAGGTGGGAGCTAAAAAAACTATCTTCCACCTGATTCCCAACTGATTCTGctcgatttcaacacaatattctCTCAAAAATCACTTCTACCACTAGCATACTAAACGATTTTACGaacagaatcactttcacccTATTTCCACCACAGAATTACTCTCACCATAaaatcagagctctaccaaacggctCCTAAGTCATCCCTTGTTTCaggacttttttctttttaaatttcGAAATAGTCAAAATCAAGTAGTGGAAACTTGTGCTGAATACAATGAAGTTGTGTACCAATCCTACTCCTTTATGCAAACCAATACAATGAAGTTGCGACTTGAGACGGAAGTAAGCCTGCTGATTTGCTTTTCCAGTCTCCACCGCTAGGGGTGGGCATTTGGTTAATGCAGTTTCTTCGGTTTGGTTTTTTTggtttataaattttttatttttgaaaattggaAACTGATTTAccttaagaaatataaaaaatgtacCTAATTGACCTATTTATTTTGGTTCGGTTATTTCAGATTTCATccagaggaggagcagagggaGGGTTCATTGCACATGCGATGAGTATGAGAATAGGGACCGAGTGGGCGAAGGGCAGTGGGCTACAGTGCCTGCGAAGGGGAAGGGGTTAAAGGGATTAAGGGTCTGTCTAGCAGAGCTTTTAGAGTAGTTTTTCGGCTGAAATTAGGgagagctctgtcaaacagcagTTTTCAGCTTTTAACTCACTGAATGGAATCCGTGGAAGTGATTCTCagaaataaactagaaactaaggagctgaaaaaaacagcttccTCTGATTCACTTTCCATACATAATCATTTTCTCTATATAGTTTATTTTAGAGGATCACTAGAGAATCAGTTTCAgttacagaatcacttcctaAAAAATCACTCTTTGCTTTACCAAATAGACCATAAGGTATAGTTGTTGCATTGGACTTATTAGGTTGGGCTGGAGGGGTATTTTATGTGGTGTATATATCAATCCAGTTTATTAGGTTTGTTTAGTTTTTAGAAGTTGAAAACCGAACCAAACCATGTTATTTTAGAAACCAAGtagaaaattgaaaagcaaacaaacccaaaaaaaaatagattatttcAATCGGTTTGTGTTTGTTTATTGGATTATTTGCCCACATTCTTCGACCCTCTAACATTGTGAGTTCGTACAAATACATCAATTCCAAGTAGAGAAAATGGAACACTCGCGAAATAAAAGGAATGTTGGAATAAACTTTgtcgattttttatttatataacccttttgtttttaatattttaatattaactCCTATTAGACTATATTACTGGGAACTAACCTCTTTGACTGCGACAATCCTCGTGGCACGACAAATAAGGTGGCAACGAGCTAGGTCAGGTAGGGGCCCTGGGTTTCAGACCCGACGGGAGTGAGTTTGGATTCAAAATTCACCCAATGAGACTATCGGGTCGAGAGCCCGACATGAATCAGGTTCGAGACCGGAGCTGCATTTGCCTCCGTTGGTGCCCCACATGCCTGAAATCATTACATAAGAAAACAACAAAGGAGATACTACATTAATGACTGCTGCTCAACACGCGTCACTAATCTCCTATTAGTAATGGGTCCAATAAGAACGCGTTACTAATATCCCTTCTGATCGGAACtagatatagacccgtcactaataagtgattattagtgacgggtcgtaacatgacccgtcactgatgataatagtgacgggtcaagttgtcacccgtcactaataactaggtCAGTAGTGACGaatcgtaacatgacccgtcactgatgataatagtgatgggtcaagttgtgactcgtcactaatgactaggtcattagtgatgggtcgtcctaggtcagtcattagtgacgggttaatttGTGACCCGTCCCTAATGATAAAGTCATCAGTGATAGATCGTCCtaagccagtcattagtgacgggtcacaacttgactcatcactaatgatctactcattagtgacgggtcgtcttatgctagtcattagtgatgggtcaacttGTAACTccaatcactaatgacggtattcgccaatattttttattttttattttttctcttattttttctcacctcaatagcactagaataggaaccattgtacatttctgctcaagtttgatataaggtgtGACGGCTATGGATACAAACACGTGTTCCGAAAATGGTGTAGAAACTTCCAGGAGCAAGACAAAGTTTGgaagaaacggatgtaacttttttttagatgtctgtagagtaaaaaaaaaacatcgaaattggagtccatatgcaaaagttatacccattttaccgaatgcactccgcgtcacctatcaaattctacccctcgatgaaatttggcaaattAGTCATTATTGACGGGTTATGGttatgacgcgtcactaatgaccttcggtaaaaaaggttaaaaggataaaatattcggtttctatcataactatgtgatagcagaggtggtaagccACACGTGCGAGTAGGAGGTCATAGGTTCAATTCCTATGGAAcgtaaacttgaaaataatatgaaaaaagtGGCTtctgaggcatatgggatgagcCTACTTtaggatggctcgggtgaaagtatttttttgactttttttttccaaaaaatacgaaaaatgttcatcggtcattagtgacgagtcaagattacgacccgtcactaatgttcagtcaataatGACGGATCACGGTTACGATCCATCACTAGTGAtcttgacccgttactaatgaggTCTATTTGTACCTGCCCTCTCCCATATATATAAGCAAATAGACAATTCCTAAAATGCTTATAAAGACTTATACATAGATATTATTCCCGAAGGATAAAATGATCCAACTCTTTTGTTGTCCATCGAATAGACCCGGCGTCTTCACGACTCTGCTTCGTCTCCAcgtaagcttcgtgatgatgccatgtATTCTCTGACTCTACCTCCGGTTTTGAGGAGAAAACGGAAAAACCGCCTCGCATGCTCCTCCGAGCATGACTCATCGATGTCGACGCATGTCCGACCTCTGCCATGACATTTGACGCCAAGTCTTTGCGCTCCCGCCACTAGGTCGCCTCTTGACTTGCCATCTTTCCGTCTTGACTTGGTCAACGTTATCTTCATCACTTTTTCTTTCCACCATGTTTTCTTGCATCCTCCATGTGAACGATGCGGATCGCTCATGGCTCCACCTGGCCTCGCACAGTCCGTCGGCACTAAGCCtccacttgcccttcaccaccctACCGTTAACCGTCATGTTGCATCCatacacctacacatcatgaatAAAAAACATGTCTCTCCACAATCCCTCATTTTCACTCTTAGTTAGCTATAAATATAATCAAACATAGTTAAAATATGCTATGCACAACCGAGAACTTCACATCAACAATTCCATCATTcattcatcatcaacaacatgATTCTCTCTCGTGCTTAAAAAGAAGGAAGTCTCTAGCAGACGCTAAGCCCTGGTGAATGGCGAATGCTGACTTAACGAATGCAATTAACAAGGGTTTGATGAACTTTTCTTTAGACTATGCGATTAGAAGCTGTGAAGGTGAAAGCAAAAGCATCAAACTTCTGTGCCCACGCGTTCTCAACGCGAGATACCATCGAGAATGGTTTCCAGTAGATGGCAATCGATTCACTCCGCCCCTCGGCCCCGATCACGGCACCGCCCCTAGGAATATCTTGTATTGACCATTGTTGGTGGTCAACTGGTCATTGGATCGACCAGATCGACGGTCAAAGGTTGTTTTGTTTCCGGAGTAGTATTTCTACTACAACTAGCAAAGCATGCAAcattatgcatgcatgcatcatcatCGATTAGCCAGAGCTATCTGACCATCTCTCCATGAGCTAAAGTTAGTTCATCACAAGCTGCCGGGCTCGATcctgtatatatgtgtatatatgaacatataaaattttatgcaaataaatttttattggTTAATTTATAAAACTCGAGTTAGTTCTCATGTTACATCTTCTCTCTACCCTcctcttatctaataaaaacctttaaaattcaaataatttacccacttttACTATCTACTCTAGTTCTCTCGCTCCCACCTCGTTACCGAGTACGGACATGAAACCcactttactaataaaaataactgAAGAAATTATGAGtgaaattagcggataatctcctACTTCTTTTTCAGATCCCATTTGAAATCAAACTATGAATCGCTCCCGATATATTCATTTAACGGCGTTCTTATGGCATATCCACATCTCTATACCTTAAGTTTATGTttgatattattatatttaatatttgtgtTTTCATTGCAAAACACGGACACTTAACTAGTGTCATGTTCTATAGGTGTGCCTGATGACCACGGTCTATGATAGCTCAAGCCCATATCGCCACGACCTGATCGTCGTTGACGTGATCACAACTCACAACCCACTGCCCACGCGGTCACGCATAGCGGCCTAGGCGCCCTCAAGGCACGAGTGACGACCGCTTGCATGAGTACGTCAATTTCTAATAGGCTGAGACCTTGTGTGTGACTACGTGAGAACCGCGTTCCTTAGATAGAGGGTAGCGGCAGCGCAAGCATGAGCGAGACGAGGGTCATGATGGCGGGGCGTGGTATGGGCATATGCTTAAGTCTTAGAGGGCAACGGTGGCAGTAGCATGGGCTCGAGCTAGGCAGGGCGCAGAGACGACACGGGCATAAGCAAGACGTGGCGCAAATAGCTGCGCATGTAGGCACGAGCGTGACAAATATGTATCTTAAAGTTGAAAATCCTGTATCTACCACTGGTAGCTGTAGCTAGTGGTCGTAATCTCCTCTGGGCTTCGTCTGATCACCGATCAGTACATGCAGAGGAGCAGACGAAACTGAAGCACAACTACACTTGAGAAATCATCCATGTAACTTTAGCCAATTTTTTCCAGAAGCAGTTTATCGCGTAACCAGCTCGATTACGTGTTCGGCGTGCGGAGGCCGAAAGCAAACCCAGGAAAGTAATAGGTTTAGCTTTTAACGTAGGCGTGGTGACGTCACCGCCAACTGATCGACCTATGAGACTTCAAATTTTCCTTCACCCTTCCACGCACGCCAACTGACTCAATCCACGCACGCAAGCTAATTGCATCAGCGCGCAATAATTGACCGCGCAGAAAAAATAAAGCCAAGAATTAGCACACCCAAACCCAACACATCCAGAAGATTAATCACAAATGAAAAAAACGAGAGGATGAAATGGTCGAAGCAACCACACCCATCATCCGTTGATCGATTCATTCAAGAAGAATTCCCTTTCGTTACAACAAACACTTGACGGATCGTCATCACCAAGAACAGCATCAAAATGCAAAGAGAGAAATCGAAGAAGCTTATCGATGGTCTCCTAATATTTCTACTAATATTTCTACCCACCATGATCGAGCGTGAACAGAGGAGCGAGGGCAGGCAAAAAGAGATGAGAGGATGTTGTTGGCGCAGGCAGGTGATCGCAAGCTGGATCAGGACCAGCCGTAGACGAGGTGGAGGTAGCGGTCCTTGATCCACTTGAAGCTCTTGCGGAAGGAGCCCTTCACCTTGCCCTCCACGGCGTACGCCTTGTACGCCGCCACCCGCCGCTTCCGCTCCATGTCCGGGTCCCCCAGCGCCAGCCACCGCCGCTTCGATTTGCTCCGCTTCgccgccccctccccctccgTCGTAGCCGCCGCGCTGCCGCCGTACTCGTACTGGTACGAGTACGACGACGTCCCGCCGGCGCTGTAGGAGTAGGACCGGAAGTCCGGCCGCGCGCCGCCGTAGTACGGCTCGATCTGCATGCGCCCGCCCGCGTACGACTTGGAGCGGTCCATGGCAGTGCGTGTAGCTGGAGCTGGTGGGTTCTTGGCGTCGACGCAGGCAGGCAGCGGAGCTGAGCTAGCAAAGCAGAGGATGGTTGGGAGAAACAGAGAAGAAATGGAGGGAGAGTTGAAGAGGCTTTGGTAGTTGGGAATATCCAAGTGCGCTCTTTTGTCAACTGTCGTGTGTTGAAACAAGGGCCAATTGACGAGAGAATTTTTGTTGGATTTTGAAAGAAAAGTTAGCAAAAAACTATGGCTAGAAAGGAACGAGTTTTTAATCAGATGAGATGCCGGCAAAAAGTGGTTGATCTGATTCGATCTAATTCGAAACTAAGAAAATGTGAGGCGAACGAACTTTGAGCTGGTTACGCGGAAACGAATTCAGTTGATGTGTATTTTGTGGTCGGCCAGCTGAAGCTGACAAGATTATACATGTGACAGCATGGTTGGTGCCAGCGGAAGATGCATTGGCTTCTGCGGAAACGGATTAAGGCTGGTCTTAATAATTTCCCGAAGAAGATTGTTTTCACTGGGGTTTCCTGGAAACTGTACTATCACCAGAATatcttttcaaaataaaattagcTGAATGTTTGAAATggataaaagaaaaacaaacgaACTTATCCCAGCACGTTGATCAAATTAAGCCATATCatccaagcaaaaaaaaaaaaaaagtttaggcCCAATCACAGTGGGGACACAACGACGGTGATCCAGGCCTGCCACCACGGCAGAATCGTCGATTCGTCGTCAGAACTACTAGAGCCGGGCTCCCTATATGGTGAGAAAGAGAAAGGAATCCTAGCATCAATGTCTGTACAGACCGCTTGTCCATTCGCGGGATAACACAAACTAATACAACAtccatttcttttttatttgacgtTTGACTTTGATGACTACATTTATAACTTTATACCAGGCATTTTGATAAACATAAGCTTTTATGGAAGCATTTCTAAAGGCAAATTTTAGTaatacaattttgatataattATTCTTGATAGTTAAAAACATATTAATGGTCAAACCTTACAAGTTTGGTAGAGTGGATCCTAGGACGTCGAATGAAAAAGAAATGCGGGAATAGATGAGGAGATTATGTGTTGGTGAACGACTAGTAATTCATCACCCGAAATGAGAGATAATTTTTGTAATAACTTTGCTACAATAAAGGTGATTTCAATCTTTGCAAAACCTGAAGAAGGATTATGTTTAGGAGAGGGCTGAGAGTTGTTGTTGATAAGGTTTCAAAATAGGTGAATTAAGGATTTGCAAATTTTAAGTTACACTAAATACATACGCCAGTTATAGCTTCAATTATAGATGATCACCTTTGTTGGTCCATGCTTTTTCGTGGAAGAGTTTCCATGCTAGATATATATCCCAATTTGGTCTAAATAAGTTTATATTATGCTTTATTTAACTGATCCAAAAGACCAAAAAACTGTGTAATTCGTGGGAATATCAAAAGAATGAAGCATACAACTTTTTTAATTACATGCTAATGGAATCAAAGCAATATCGAGGCGTCCAATGCACTAATGCGGTAATGActtataaaaaaatgaaaacctATTTTTGGTTTCTGTAGTTTCGTTCTCATAGCACACTTCTGAATTGGCTTGGCGATTAAACAAATTGTGCgccattttcttctccttgtcgtttttcagtgctcatCTTTGTAGAACACTTTGTTGTTGCTAGCAGCATAATGTTATTCCTTGCCAATAAAAAAACAGAGAAGAGGACATTAGTATCATCCTTCAAGTAAGCATGTAGTTAAACAGAATAGTGTGTTTCCAGAAAGCTAGCATTTGCCGGATATGATACAGTACCAAGGAGCATTGCTGGTGCAGAACTACAGATTGTTCGGTTTGAAACATCCTGTTGCATGCATTTGTGGTAAATACCACATTCTAATCTTCAGTCTCAACAAAGTcctaatattattattatttaccGTGGCAGGTACTACATTAAGTTATACGACCAAAATTAAGTCTCAGCAGAAGGACTGACAAATTCCTTGGAGATCAAAACTAGGACGAACTAGGATTGGTTAAGTTATACGGCCGTGGATGTCAACTCGACCTTCCGGTTGTCGTCGATGAACCGTTTCCAGTACCAGTGCTTTCCCCAGATTCTGTCCATCTCCTCGATGGGGATTCCCTTGGTCTCCGGCAGGAAGAAGTAGACAAAGATCGTCATGACGATCTCCCATGCGCCAAAGAAGTAGAAGAGGCCGAACTTGAGGCGGCAGAGCAGCATGAGGAAGATCTGCGCGATGACGAAGGTGAAGATCATGTTGAAGACGACGACCGCGCTCTGCGCCGCTGACCGGATCTCCAGGGGGAAGATCTCGCTCGGCACCAGCCACCCCAGCGGCCCCCACGACCACGCGAACGCGGACACGAACACGCAGATGCACACCACCACCCCGATCGCGTAAGACCGCGAGATGTCGGCCACGCCGCTCGTCCCGAACTTGATCGCGATCAGCGTCCCAAGCACGAACTGCACCATATCATGTTTTTGTCCACATGTTGTTGTCACAATTAATGCTATATATGTTGATATTTTTGTTGCAATGAATTAAGTATAGGTATGTTTGTACCTGAGCAATGACCATTTGGGTGCCGCCCTGGAGGAGGAGcttgcggcggccgaggcggtcgaCGGTAGCTATGGAAACGAAGGTGGCGATCATGTTGACGCCGCCGGTGATGACGGCGGACACGAGCGAGGCGGTGCCACCGAAGCCGATGGTCTTGAAGAGGACCGGGGCGTAGAACATGACCACGTTGATGCCGGTGAGCTGCTGCAGCGTCGGAATGAGGAAGGCCATCGCCAGCTGCGGCCGGTACCGGCGCTCAAGGAGGGTGCTCCACGGGTTCTCGATGGCCTTGGTGGCCTCGCTGGCCGCCACGAGGTCGTCGAACTCGAGGCCAATGTCGTTGGTGCCTCGGATGCGGCGGAGCATGGCGCGGGCCTTCTCTTCCTTGCCGCGGGCGACGAGGGAGTTGGGCGTGTCGGGGAGGAAGATGGAGCCGCCGACCATGATGACTGCCGGGACGGcggcgaggccgaggctgaCGCGCCAGCCCCAGCCGCCGGAGATCTTGGCCGTGAAGTAGTTGACGAGGTTGGCGGCGAGGATGCCGATGGTGATCATGAGCTGGAAGCTGATGTTGAGCATGCCGCGCATATTCGCCGGAGCCATCTCCGACAGGTACAGCGGCACAGACTGCACGGGAACATTGACACAGGCACACATGAATATAATGGCCTATTCCCATCGCATGCATGAAAGCGGACAATGTACATGCATGATTTGCACAAAAGTCAAATACATCTACCAGATCCTATCATATAGGAGTAGATCGTTTAACGGATAACCGGGCTGGAGTTAAGTTACGCACTCATGCTGTATTAACCTAATCTCGAAAACCACGCAAAGTATCCAGTTGACCTACATGCATACCTGAAATTTGCATTGCCAGCATGCGTGCATGCGCATGTGTTCAGAAGCTACTCTACATGCAATCTAGTTTTGCGGTGCCATCTGTTAGATCCgttttttgttttacaaaatattAGATCCGATCTTAATTATGGCAGATCTGGTTGACGTGTACACGGAGTGAATtgaagcatgcatgcagataTTAGTATTAcgtgcaaaaaaataaaaataaaggaaaaaatatacGTCACCTGATTGCTGAAGCCGACGCCGATGCCGAGGAAGACCCTGCCGATGATGAGCATTGCGACGTTTCGTGCGAATCCGTTGAGGACCGCGCCGgcgaggaagatgatgccaccGCCGAGCATGGACACCCTGCGGCCgcacttcttggtgatgtagcCGGCGAAGAGGGAGGCGACGAGCGCGGCGAGGTAGAGCGAGGAGGTGAAGAGCGTTAGCAGCTCGCTGTCGAACTTGCAGTACTGGTTGGTCTCCACCACCTCCTGCTCCTTGGCGTACACCGACGGGAAGAAGCGGGTCAGGAACGGGTCCATCGACGTCACGCCACCTGCACGCACGCGTTCGTTTCGTTGATGCATTGTATGTTACCATATAAATTTCATGCATGGCGGCCGGAGAACTCAACAGATCCATGCATGGTAGATGAATAGATGCAGCACGTACCGGAGATGCCGATGTCGTATCCGAAGATGAGCCCGCCGGAGGAGGCGACGAGGCAGGCGAGGAAGACGAAGATCGTCATCTTCCCCGGGTATTGCTTGTGCTTCTCGTTGAAGCTGCCGCCCGCCATGATCGATGCACCGAAACAGCCGAGGAGAAGTGGAAGAGAAATTGAAGAAGGTATAGGCGGCTGCGTTTGGGGCGTACGTATTTAAAGAAGTTTAGTTAACAGAGATAAATCCCTATCCTATCTTATCCAATAAATCTCTAATAAGTAAATCAGCTAAAGATTTCTACTATCTACGTACTTAAAAGCGTTCGCCCCAGACCCCCTATCTCGACGGTTTCGTCTCGATCGGGTTGCTAATTAAGTCAGAACCGAATCGCGAGTCCCTACGATAACAATGTAACAACCTCAGAAAGACAGAAACCGTCGGTCCCTCTCATCTCCtacgcatgcatgcagcaaAATAGGATCGCGTGATCGAGTTCGACTGCAGCCTGCGGGCTTGGTTTGACTCTGTTCGAAGCAAGTATATATTTCTGTAGCGACCATGATAATCAACAGGGGCGAAGCACAGTGGGCCGACCCTGTTCTCCGACATCATGGtccaaactttttttttaagctACTTGTACCTATGTTTCACCACTTGTGCACAGGTCTGTCCAAGAATGTGCAGTACCATGGCTGCCAGCAACCAGCCCAGACATACAGCCGAGGCAACCTGGTGCACGGCCTAGCGCGACAGGTGCAGCAATCATTGGCCCAGCGAGGCAGCGagcaacgcatcaagccctcaTCGGTCCTTGCATGCGTCGAAGGAAGCGACAGTTCTCCTTGCCTTCTCTCGGCTCCTCGTCCCCCCTCGCCGTCAGGACAGTTCTCGCTCTTGTTGCTGCATCTTCCCCGATCCCACTCCTCTGGTTCAGATATGTCTCCTCTCAGTTCTCTGCCTCCACTAATCGGGCTTGTGTTTGGCCAAGATTACTAAAACCTGCCGCCGCTGCATGATTGCACTTCGTGTTCTCGGTAGCCAACAAATCCCTAAGGGCATAGACAATATTGATGTTTATAGGTAGGTGTTTAAGAAAAGAGTGTTAaacatctatataaaaattataatttttaatgcaAATAAAGACCACAGATGCTTAAACATGGTTAAACAGGGTTAAGTATCTTGTTAACACTAATATAAGCAGTAACACTTAAGTAAGCACATTACTCTTCGTCTAAACACCTATGCTAGTGCAGTTGACAAAAAACCCTGATTTTTTCCCGTAAGCACCTCTAAGCACCTATTGTATATGCTCCAACCAATCCAAATCCAAGCTGAACTAAGGTGAATGGGGAGGTAAACATGTTGGATACTACTTGTATCCCTCTTAGATCTGTTGAATTCTTCTCTGGTTGCTTGCCTCCTTGAAAAGCCTCCAACCTCAAGGAATACCCAtaagaactaatttttttattttcctattTGTTAGTTTTGGCTTTCCAGCTGTCAATTTCTTTAGTAACATTCTTGATTGGCTAATTCAAGAGCTTTTATTTGCTTGTGACGATAAGTAGTATATAACTACTGTATATGATTGTCCTATACGTATACGAATCCTCTAGACTTTTCTATATTCTCGAAGCACACGACTGTATCCGGGAAAGGAGTCTCTGAACGTATGAAAATTGCCCGCGGATTCTAGGATATCTTTTAAACAAGAAAATCTATCACTAAGTTTAAGGATGACATAATCCTACTCGGAAAGGAGTCTAGAGACTACATGgcaacccccatatatatacggagccaaagGACTCTACAGAAGACAAGTCAGAAAGAAGCCATTTAGAAGCAACAAGCCATCTGCAATCGCGATCTACATTGATAACTCCCTAGGACTATGCGCAAGGAGCATTCGACTAgttttagatcccatctaggctagccatgaTTCCTTTGTACTCTGTCTCGAAGATTAATACAAGAACACATGGAgtatggttattatcctccgagaggcccgaacctatataaatctctgtcttcttgtgcttgattcGGCAGGAGGGAGTATCCCTACTTTTATCACGTATTTTGTAAGATTGGCGGTTTACTAATCGCCGACAGCTGGAGCCATCCGTGGGGATCAGGACCAACAATGTTGAATCTTCACCACGAAACATGTCACCGACTCCACCCAATATAGTGTAGAGAATTAGCTACTTGGACGAAGGAACTTTGCCCTCTCGCCCGATAAAGATCCGATGATCGATCGGGTTGATCTAGGAGACAACTTCTCTAATGACGAGTCCAGCAATGACGTAAGTTGTTCCATGGATGAGTGTGCCAAGGCTTATG includes:
- the LOC133914420 gene encoding uncharacterized protein LOC133914420; protein product: MDRSKSYAGGRMQIEPYYGGARPDFRSYSYSAGGTSSYSYQYEYGGSAAATTEGEGAAKRSKSKRRWLALGDPDMERKRRVAAYKAYAVEGKVKGSFRKSFKWIKDRYLHLVYGWS
- the LOC133883886 gene encoding sugar transport protein MST8 — encoded protein: MAGGSFNEKHKQYPGKMTIFVFLACLVASSGGLIFGYDIGISGGVTSMDPFLTRFFPSVYAKEQEVVETNQYCKFDSELLTLFTSSLYLAALVASLFAGYITKKCGRRVSMLGGGIIFLAGAVLNGFARNVAMLIIGRVFLGIGVGFSNQSVPLYLSEMAPANMRGMLNISFQLMITIGILAANLVNYFTAKISGGWGWRVSLGLAAVPAVIMVGGSIFLPDTPNSLVARGKEEKARAMLRRIRGTNDIGLEFDDLVAASEATKAIENPWSTLLERRYRPQLAMAFLIPTLQQLTGINVVMFYAPVLFKTIGFGGTASLVSAVITGGVNMIATFVSIATVDRLGRRKLLLQGGTQMVIAQFVLGTLIAIKFGTSGVADISRSYAIGVVVCICVFVSAFAWSWGPLGWLVPSEIFPLEIRSAAQSAVVVFNMIFTFVIAQIFLMLLCRLKFGLFYFFGAWEIVMTIFVYFFLPETKGIPIEEMDRIWGKHWYWKRFIDDNRKVELTSTAV